One genomic region from Flagellimonas oceani encodes:
- a CDS encoding DegT/DnrJ/EryC1/StrS family aminotransferase, with protein sequence METTVLKKIWLSPPHMGGNEQTYVQEAFDSNWIAPLGPNVQNFELAIEQFVGNGVRSACLSSGTAAIHLALEILGVGRGDEVICQSFTFAASANPITYLGASPVFVDSESDTWNISPNLLREAISDRIAKGRKPKAIVAVHLYGVPYKVDEIHAIANKFNIPIIEDSAEALGSTYRGFNCGSFGDIGILSFNGNKIITTSGGGALLCKDVKTKEKAVFLATQARDNAPHYQHSEIGYNYRMSNVLAGIGRGQMEVLPERVESRRRNFEFYREHLSDISGISFVKEPEWSSSNRWLTCILTPSYEFRERIRLALENENIESRPLWKPMHLQPIFEDSLSYVNGTSEDLFERGLCLPSGSSLEHNDLERICGIIKKLLK encoded by the coding sequence ATGGAAACCACAGTATTAAAGAAAATTTGGTTGTCGCCGCCCCACATGGGAGGAAACGAACAAACTTATGTACAGGAGGCCTTTGATTCTAATTGGATCGCACCACTAGGACCAAACGTTCAAAATTTTGAACTGGCAATAGAGCAGTTTGTTGGTAACGGTGTTCGCTCGGCTTGTTTGAGCTCGGGTACCGCTGCTATACATCTTGCACTTGAAATTTTGGGTGTAGGACGAGGGGATGAGGTTATTTGCCAAAGCTTCACTTTCGCCGCATCGGCAAATCCCATTACTTATTTAGGCGCTTCCCCGGTTTTTGTGGATAGCGAATCCGATACTTGGAACATATCCCCAAATCTTTTAAGGGAAGCAATATCGGACAGGATCGCCAAGGGAAGAAAACCAAAGGCAATAGTAGCGGTGCATTTATATGGAGTGCCCTATAAGGTGGATGAGATTCATGCAATAGCAAACAAATTTAACATACCAATTATTGAAGATAGCGCCGAGGCATTGGGAAGCACTTACAGGGGATTCAATTGTGGAAGCTTCGGAGATATAGGAATACTATCTTTTAACGGCAATAAGATCATAACCACCTCTGGGGGTGGCGCTCTGCTTTGTAAGGATGTGAAGACCAAAGAGAAAGCGGTATTTTTGGCCACTCAGGCTAGGGATAATGCACCTCATTATCAGCATTCCGAGATTGGTTACAATTATAGGATGAGCAATGTTTTGGCGGGCATTGGTCGCGGTCAAATGGAAGTGCTCCCAGAAAGGGTGGAGTCCAGAAGAAGAAATTTTGAGTTTTACAGGGAACATTTATCGGATATTTCCGGGATATCGTTTGTAAAGGAGCCAGAATGGAGCAGTTCCAATAGATGGCTTACATGTATTTTAACACCATCATACGAGTTTAGAGAACGTATAAGGCTTGCTCTCGAGAACGAAAACATCGAATCCAGGCCTTTGTGGAAACCCATGCACCTACAACCCATATTCGAAGACAGCTTATCCTATGTGAACGGAACAAGTGAAGATTTGTTCGAAAGAGGACTTTGTTTGCCAAGTGGTTCCAGTTTGGAGCACAATGACTTGGAAAGAATTTGTGGAATCATAAAAAAATTGCTCAAATGA
- a CDS encoding tyrosine-protein phosphatase — MISIFHKKIFLVDYLNGLVDIHNHILPGIDDGAKTDEDSLNLIKGFSEFGVTNFICTPHIMHNYYDNTPITIKKAYDRLSMDLRKHDEIAVNLDYAAEHMIDDNFENILEDNQAMPLGKDYLLIEMSYLQPSFNFDTAVDKIAKHAYFPILAHPERYVYFHNKFGKYASMKSKGILFQLNLLSLTSKSYGGEVQKVAEKMLHEGLIDFVGSDVHNIRQLSLLKEIKVTKKLLDRLYSVIERTIQSFY; from the coding sequence ATGATAAGTATATTCCATAAGAAAATTTTCTTGGTCGATTATTTGAACGGCCTTGTGGACATTCATAATCATATTTTACCTGGTATCGACGATGGTGCAAAGACCGATGAGGATTCTTTAAACTTGATCAAAGGATTTTCCGAGTTTGGGGTAACCAATTTTATCTGTACTCCGCACATCATGCACAATTATTACGACAACACCCCTATTACAATTAAGAAAGCGTACGACCGGCTTTCCATGGATTTACGGAAACATGACGAAATAGCTGTAAATCTGGACTACGCGGCCGAGCATATGATCGATGATAATTTCGAAAATATCTTGGAAGATAATCAAGCAATGCCTTTGGGAAAAGATTATTTGCTAATTGAGATGTCGTACTTACAACCCTCCTTTAATTTTGATACAGCGGTTGATAAAATTGCCAAGCATGCATACTTCCCCATATTGGCCCATCCGGAGAGGTATGTGTACTTTCATAACAAGTTCGGGAAGTATGCGTCCATGAAATCAAAAGGCATACTGTTTCAGCTCAATCTTCTATCCCTCACCTCCAAATCCTATGGTGGGGAAGTTCAAAAAGTTGCCGAAAAAATGCTGCATGAGGGTCTTATTGATTTTGTTGGTTCTGATGTTCACAACATTAGACAGCTCTCATTGTTAAAAGAAATCAAGGTTACTAAGAAACTTTTGGACAGACTTTACTCTGTAATAGAACGAACCATTCAATCTTTTTACTAG
- a CDS encoding sensor histidine kinase, which yields MLTKRNLYVIVFIIAVVGLLVVQYQYLRVGLGLAKAQFSEKMDRARDNINSELSEVNSLTYTLGNAIRKDTSEVKIGLDSLQKASQYYLNDYISYQLNVSGIDAPFSYTLYSRDSITYLSSVRPHLKAQEHLTYPIKVKGYLPELLQKEIVLEIGFEDLNKYFLGQLRGLILPGLLFLLMIIVVVIWVLRSFYLQRSINTTTNDFINNLTHELKTPVFSIGLASKILEEDVPDNKKAVVELIRTESNRLKKHIDKVLELASMESGKNMLQFQEMDFKPELERICESFQLLAEHEGIHFEPQLENGPYFIKAEKFHLENVVGNLLENAKKYSDNPKVRLKAYKQKGRLFIEISDNGQGIAKEDIGKIFRKYYRVKNGDVHKVKGYGLGLYYVQKIIKLHRGKIQVQSELGQGTTFTLSFKLTKNG from the coding sequence ATGCTGACCAAGAGAAACCTCTATGTTATTGTTTTTATCATCGCCGTAGTAGGTCTGTTGGTGGTGCAATACCAGTATCTACGGGTGGGGTTGGGTTTGGCAAAAGCCCAGTTTTCGGAGAAGATGGACAGGGCACGAGACAATATCAACAGTGAGTTGTCCGAGGTAAACTCTTTGACCTATACCTTGGGGAATGCAATCCGAAAGGACACCTCCGAAGTCAAGATCGGACTCGACAGTCTCCAAAAAGCATCCCAGTACTACCTTAACGATTATATCTCTTACCAGTTAAATGTTTCGGGGATAGACGCGCCTTTTTCCTACACGCTCTATTCCAGGGATTCCATTACATATTTGAGTTCTGTACGCCCGCACCTTAAAGCCCAAGAGCACCTTACATACCCCATAAAGGTCAAGGGGTACCTGCCGGAATTGCTGCAAAAGGAAATTGTTTTGGAAATCGGTTTTGAGGACCTGAACAAGTATTTTTTGGGACAATTGCGCGGACTTATCCTACCGGGACTTTTATTTCTGTTGATGATAATCGTAGTTGTAATCTGGGTGCTCCGGTCATTTTATTTACAGCGCAGCATCAACACCACCACCAATGATTTTATCAATAACCTGACCCATGAGCTCAAAACCCCTGTGTTTTCAATTGGATTGGCGAGCAAAATATTGGAAGAAGATGTTCCCGACAACAAAAAGGCCGTAGTGGAATTGATACGTACCGAATCGAACAGGCTCAAAAAGCATATTGATAAAGTGCTGGAACTGGCAAGTATGGAATCGGGGAAAAACATGTTGCAGTTTCAAGAGATGGATTTTAAACCGGAATTGGAGCGCATTTGCGAAAGCTTCCAACTATTGGCCGAACATGAAGGAATCCATTTTGAACCACAACTGGAAAATGGCCCATATTTTATCAAGGCCGAAAAATTCCATTTGGAAAATGTGGTGGGCAATCTGTTGGAAAACGCAAAAAAATATTCGGACAATCCCAAAGTTAGATTAAAGGCATACAAACAAAAAGGACGATTGTTTATCGAGATATCGGACAATGGCCAAGGAATAGCCAAAGAGGACATCGGCAAAATCTTCAGAAAATATTACAGGGTAAAAAATGGGGATGTCCATAAAGTGAAGGGATACGGCTTAGGACTGTATTACGTGCAAAAAATAATTAAGCTGCACCGGGGCAAAATTCAGGTGCAGAGCGAACTGGGACAGGGAACTACATTCACCTTGTCATTTAAATTGACCAAAAATGGATAA
- a CDS encoding polysaccharide biosynthesis/export family protein, translating to MHQKIKLVCYIVMACLVFSCTSSKDVVYFQDASQFETLVDENTFTSKFKVDDLVSIHVSTLDPEASAPFNLFRGAEEGVGGSMRPEQVNYLVDEDGEIDFPVIGKVKIEGLSPAETRELLRERLKDYLKDPIINIRIRNFTVTVLGSVNRPGTYPINGEQITIMEALGYAGDINIKGRRDNVMVIRDFDGTKVYNRINLNKKEALKSPVYYLTQNDVVYVEPNKSGKTQSSLDQRASIAVSILSVLITSSVVLLTRN from the coding sequence ATGCACCAAAAAATTAAGTTGGTATGTTACATTGTTATGGCATGCCTGGTTTTCTCCTGTACTTCTTCAAAAGACGTTGTTTATTTTCAAGATGCGAGCCAATTCGAAACATTGGTCGATGAAAATACATTCACCTCTAAATTTAAAGTGGACGATTTGGTAAGTATCCATGTTTCTACCTTAGACCCCGAGGCCAGCGCTCCCTTTAATCTATTTAGAGGTGCGGAAGAGGGTGTTGGCGGCTCCATGCGACCCGAACAGGTCAACTATCTGGTAGATGAAGATGGAGAAATTGATTTTCCTGTTATTGGTAAGGTAAAAATAGAGGGCTTGTCACCGGCTGAAACTAGAGAACTGTTAAGAGAACGTTTGAAGGATTATTTAAAAGATCCCATTATAAATATTAGAATCAGGAACTTTACGGTCACAGTTTTAGGTTCTGTAAACAGACCAGGCACTTATCCGATAAATGGTGAGCAAATCACCATTATGGAAGCTTTGGGGTATGCAGGGGATATCAACATTAAAGGTAGAAGGGATAATGTGATGGTAATCAGGGATTTTGATGGGACAAAGGTATACAATCGAATCAACCTCAATAAAAAAGAAGCTCTTAAATCACCGGTCTATTATCTAACACAGAATGATGTAGTGTACGTGGAGCCCAATAAATCCGGTAAAACTCAATCAAGTTTGGATCAGAGGGCATCAATAGCAGTGTCGATATTGTCAGTTCTAATTACCTCATCAGTCGTATTGCTCACTAGAAACTAG
- a CDS encoding polysaccharide biosynthesis protein: MIKDFLNGKGKRYASKWTVLLIDISIVSFSFILAYIIRFNLSFNFDVQRLSIQLPIIMVLFLLSFLIVGSYKGVVRHTGIKDVYAIFNAVCLASIGAIAVVMLNRYLDFVEGFTIPLSIIIINSLLTFVALAASRYVFKISYESLMKRGQAPSKNLMIYGAGESGIITYNTLTNHSKMGVKVVGFVDNNLQKVGKQINGVKVYDKSILTEDFVKFNNISEVIFSIQSISPKQLRVLVNEIVDLPVKVKIVPPVEDWINGELKVSQIKRVQIEDLLDRPPIEIKNSKVVKDFDDKVIMVTGGAGSIGSELVRQICKYNYRSLIVVDQAESALYDLQQELKQAGFFNFVPIVGDIRDKNKMRVLFDQYRPDRIFHAAAYKHVPLMEQNPYEAVKINVAGTKTIVDLAFEYEVEKFVFVSTDKAVNPTNIMGATKRIAEMYISCRQQEGKTKFITTRFGNVLGSNGSVIPLFRKQIEKGGPLTVTHKDITRYFMTIPEASQLVLEAGAMGKGGEIFIFDMGESVKIMDLAKNMIRLSGLHYPDDIDIQITGLRPGEKLYEELLANGENTLPTYHDKIMISKVREINYPKIRTMIDELCISNLFFKDNVVQLMKSIVPEYISNNSDFCKLDENTSTLNGKESTKVQYPQLNN; this comes from the coding sequence ATGATCAAGGACTTCTTAAATGGTAAGGGAAAGCGTTATGCCTCAAAATGGACGGTACTTTTAATAGATATATCTATTGTTTCATTTTCGTTTATTTTGGCATACATCATAAGGTTTAACCTTAGCTTTAATTTTGATGTACAAAGGTTATCCATACAGCTGCCCATTATAATGGTCTTGTTCCTGCTCTCTTTTTTGATTGTAGGGAGCTACAAAGGGGTCGTAAGGCATACGGGAATCAAGGATGTTTATGCAATCTTCAATGCAGTTTGCTTGGCAAGTATTGGTGCCATAGCCGTGGTTATGCTCAACAGATATCTGGATTTTGTTGAAGGATTTACAATACCATTGTCCATTATCATTATCAATAGCTTGTTGACCTTTGTAGCGTTGGCAGCCTCAAGATATGTATTTAAAATATCTTACGAGAGTTTGATGAAAAGAGGTCAGGCCCCATCCAAAAATTTAATGATATATGGAGCGGGGGAATCAGGGATCATTACCTATAATACATTGACCAACCATTCAAAAATGGGTGTAAAGGTCGTTGGTTTTGTTGATAATAATCTACAGAAGGTCGGCAAGCAGATAAATGGAGTAAAAGTCTATGATAAGTCCATTCTTACCGAAGATTTTGTAAAGTTCAATAATATATCCGAGGTCATTTTTTCCATACAGAGCATTAGTCCAAAACAATTGAGGGTTTTGGTGAATGAGATTGTTGACCTTCCCGTAAAAGTAAAGATCGTACCTCCAGTAGAAGATTGGATCAACGGTGAGCTGAAAGTATCACAGATAAAGAGGGTACAGATAGAGGACTTGTTGGACCGCCCGCCAATTGAGATAAAGAACAGTAAAGTTGTAAAGGATTTTGATGACAAGGTCATAATGGTTACTGGTGGTGCGGGCTCCATTGGTAGTGAGCTGGTAAGGCAAATTTGCAAATACAATTATCGTTCTTTGATAGTGGTGGACCAAGCCGAATCTGCACTGTACGATCTGCAGCAAGAATTGAAACAAGCCGGATTCTTTAATTTTGTTCCGATTGTTGGGGATATTAGGGACAAGAATAAGATGCGGGTTCTTTTTGATCAGTACCGGCCCGACAGAATATTCCATGCAGCTGCGTATAAACATGTTCCACTAATGGAACAGAACCCTTACGAAGCAGTAAAGATCAATGTGGCGGGAACCAAGACCATTGTAGATCTTGCTTTTGAATATGAAGTGGAAAAATTTGTCTTTGTTTCCACGGACAAGGCGGTTAACCCGACCAATATAATGGGCGCCACCAAGCGTATTGCCGAAATGTATATAAGTTGTAGGCAACAAGAGGGGAAAACAAAGTTCATAACCACTAGGTTCGGTAATGTTCTTGGATCTAACGGTTCCGTAATCCCATTGTTCAGAAAGCAAATTGAAAAGGGGGGACCACTAACGGTTACCCACAAAGATATTACCAGGTATTTTATGACCATACCCGAAGCGTCCCAATTGGTTTTGGAAGCCGGGGCCATGGGCAAGGGAGGTGAGATTTTCATATTCGATATGGGCGAATCCGTAAAGATTATGGATCTTGCCAAGAATATGATACGCCTTTCCGGTCTTCATTATCCAGATGATATTGACATACAGATTACCGGACTGAGGCCTGGAGAAAAATTATATGAAGAACTTTTGGCCAATGGGGAAAATACCCTTCCAACCTACCATGATAAGATCATGATCAGTAAAGTAAGGGAAATCAACTACCCTAAAATTAGAACAATGATAGATGAGCTGTGCATATCGAATTTATTCTTTAAGGATAATGTGGTACAGTTAATGAAAAGTATTGTTCCGGAATATATTTCGAACAACTCGGATTTTTGTAAATTGGACGAAAATACATCAACCTTGAATGGCAAGGAGTCTACAAAAGTTCAATATCCTCAACTCAACAATTAA
- a CDS encoding GumC family protein, whose translation MNNSELDLKELINSYLKHWKWFVLSVIIFGLLAYTYLRYTIPQYSASAKIQILEDKNATSELSMLQDLDVFSKGGNTKMEDEIELLKARQNFIQVVKKLKLNVQYFVLGNIRDSEIYGKEFPFNINFISPDSVVNKSKHSFYVDLDSDTSFQYGEEEDEPFKQYDFGTKIQTKIGNIILLPNANSLNQYKGKRLKVVINPIPEVVGSFRDKIVMASAEKSNIISLSLTDPNQKRAIDVINELILTNNENAVADKKAIADRTTKFINDRITEIYSNLSTVDESAESFKESRGIADLGSQSNVNFNQSAASEQQLQEASIQLNIANSMQDLINDQNGYDIIPTNVGLNDAGISNAAQRYNELVAQRNRLLESSNEKNPVIVKLDQQLESLRRGMQSSLNNVTNNLDLQVNSLSKQLSQINSRIYAAPSNERALRDISRKQQTTESLYLYLLQKREESQITFASAAPKSKIVDAAYGSGLPISPNRKIVFLSAIIIGLLVPFSIIYVKDSLNNKIQNKVGLEKLISSSSSTSVLAELPAIGKKDSKLISGDDRSVLGESLRILRTNLDYLLKRKPTSSGSVVLITSSVSGEGKTFVSSNLSTVLASTKKKVLLVGADIRNPKLHDFYKNLDKGGKQMKSRDYTGLTEYLYNDEVKVENIVTPTILAENKIDIVFSGKIPPNPAELLMSDRLQDFFEYARKNYDYIIVDSAPMIAVTDTLLISDYADQILYVTKAGFTERKVLEYPVKLVEEEKIKNMSFIVNGVKESELGYGGKYGYGYGKTVKQWWKFA comes from the coding sequence ATGAACAATTCTGAATTGGATTTAAAAGAACTGATCAATTCCTATTTGAAACATTGGAAGTGGTTTGTTTTAAGTGTTATAATTTTTGGACTTTTGGCTTATACCTATTTAAGGTATACAATCCCCCAATATAGTGCTTCTGCGAAAATTCAGATTTTAGAGGATAAAAATGCAACGTCTGAATTAAGCATGCTGCAAGATTTAGATGTTTTTTCCAAGGGCGGAAATACCAAAATGGAGGATGAAATTGAATTGCTGAAAGCTAGACAGAACTTTATCCAAGTTGTGAAAAAGTTGAAATTGAATGTTCAGTATTTTGTACTTGGAAATATTAGGGATTCAGAAATATATGGAAAGGAGTTTCCTTTTAATATTAACTTCATTTCCCCGGATTCCGTGGTCAACAAATCAAAGCATTCCTTTTATGTTGATTTGGATTCGGATACTTCGTTTCAATATGGGGAAGAAGAAGATGAACCCTTTAAACAATATGACTTTGGAACCAAAATCCAAACTAAGATTGGAAATATCATCCTTTTGCCCAATGCCAATTCTTTGAACCAATATAAGGGGAAGAGGTTAAAGGTAGTTATTAATCCTATTCCGGAAGTCGTAGGTTCTTTTCGCGATAAAATAGTGATGGCGTCCGCAGAAAAGTCAAACATTATAAGCCTTTCTTTAACTGACCCTAACCAGAAAAGGGCCATTGATGTTATCAATGAACTTATTTTAACCAACAATGAGAATGCAGTGGCCGATAAAAAGGCAATTGCGGATAGAACAACCAAATTTATTAACGATAGGATTACCGAAATTTATAGTAATTTATCCACGGTCGACGAAAGCGCTGAATCTTTCAAAGAGAGTAGGGGAATAGCAGATTTAGGTTCGCAGTCAAATGTGAATTTTAATCAGAGTGCAGCTAGCGAGCAACAATTACAGGAAGCTAGTATACAATTGAATATTGCAAATTCCATGCAGGATTTGATCAATGACCAGAATGGTTACGATATAATCCCCACCAACGTAGGATTAAATGATGCAGGTATTTCCAACGCTGCTCAAAGGTACAATGAACTGGTTGCTCAACGAAACCGTCTTTTGGAAAGCTCAAATGAAAAGAACCCAGTGATTGTTAAGCTAGATCAACAATTGGAATCCTTAAGGAGAGGAATGCAATCAAGCTTGAATAATGTTACGAACAACCTTGATCTTCAGGTAAATAGTTTGAGCAAGCAACTGTCTCAAATCAACTCTAGAATATATGCAGCACCCAGTAACGAACGAGCTCTGAGGGATATATCAAGAAAGCAGCAAACCACTGAATCATTATATCTCTATTTATTACAAAAAAGGGAAGAATCCCAAATTACATTTGCGTCCGCCGCGCCTAAATCTAAAATTGTCGATGCGGCCTATGGTTCGGGCCTACCAATTTCACCTAATCGAAAAATTGTCTTTTTGTCGGCAATAATCATAGGTTTGTTGGTTCCTTTTTCTATAATTTACGTCAAAGATTCTTTAAATAATAAAATCCAAAACAAAGTAGGGCTGGAAAAGCTTATTTCAAGTTCCTCTTCTACGAGTGTTTTAGCAGAATTACCCGCCATTGGTAAAAAAGACAGTAAACTTATATCCGGAGACGATAGGTCTGTTCTAGGGGAATCGTTACGGATTCTAAGAACAAATTTGGATTACTTGTTAAAACGAAAGCCTACCTCTTCAGGTAGCGTAGTATTGATAACTTCAAGTGTTTCAGGTGAAGGTAAGACCTTCGTGTCTTCCAATTTATCCACTGTATTGGCAAGCACTAAGAAAAAAGTATTGCTGGTGGGTGCAGATATAAGAAATCCTAAGCTTCATGATTTCTATAAAAATTTGGATAAAGGGGGGAAGCAAATGAAGAGTCGTGACTATACAGGGCTTACAGAGTATCTATATAACGATGAGGTAAAGGTAGAAAATATTGTAACCCCAACAATTTTAGCGGAAAACAAGATTGATATTGTTTTTTCAGGTAAAATACCACCCAACCCTGCTGAGCTATTAATGAGCGATCGTCTTCAAGACTTTTTTGAATATGCCAGAAAAAATTATGACTACATTATAGTGGATTCCGCTCCAATGATTGCAGTTACGGATACATTGTTGATAAGTGATTATGCTGATCAAATCCTATACGTTACCAAAGCTGGATTTACTGAAAGGAAAGTTTTGGAGTATCCTGTAAAATTGGTTGAAGAAGAAAAAATCAAAAATATGTCGTTTATTGTAAACGGGGTAAAGGAATCCGAACTTGGCTACGGGGGCAAATACGGTTACGGCTACGGGAAAACCGTTAAACAATGGTGGAAGTTTGCCTAG